The Megachile rotundata isolate GNS110a chromosome 4, iyMegRotu1, whole genome shotgun sequence region AAACCACTATACTAAATTCCTATACCAGATCTAATTTTTAATCacaagaattcttaaattcctaaatttcaacccgctaggtcctcaaatccccaaagtctctCTATTCAAACACCTACGTTCCTGAATACAGAGATACAATTTTTAACGAGTGAAAGTTTCTTCCTTTGGTTTCTTCCTTTAAGTTTCTAAGGTTCTAAGAATAGCTATTTAATAGCTGTAGAATAGCTATTAAACTTGACAGGTTTATGTGAGTAGCGCTCAATGAATTCTATCGTAGATTCCTATAAGGTGACCACAGATATGTGATATCACGTATCTaataaaattcaccttcctTCCAATATTTCAATAGTCATCGCTCTAGAGACGACGTCACGAGAAGCAAGATCCTTGGCATTTGGCGCGTAACGTTCCATAAAAAATTCCCCTTGAGAGTTCACTAATTTCCCCCCTTCACCGCGGCTGCCTTCCGTTATTAAAATTCCGCTTCCGTATATTCCTGAAAAATCAACCGGTTAGATCGACAAGGTATACACCAGAGATGCTGCTTATCCTTTTTGTAATAGGAATACCGGTTGGATGGAACTGGATGAACTCCATGTCTTGGAGTGGCAATCCTGCTCTAGAAGCCATCGCCATACCATCACCGGTACAAGCATGTGCTGCGGTACAGGACTGGTAACATCTTCCTGCTCCACCTGTGGCTATCACCTGAAAAAAGTGACAAAATGCTTGTCATGTAGACGTTTACGGTCCGTGTTGTGTGTCAATCTTCTCTTTTCTTGAATTATGTTGTTAACGTTGTTTCTTAGGTGGGGATTGGTGGGGATTAGCTAGGTAGGATTCAATTTGGGAGTAATTAGGTAGGGTACAAGTGATTAGATATAGGATTGATTCATTTAAATTTGGACTGGTTATTGGTGGATAGTGAATAGTGGTGGGGTGtatcattttatttgaaatttgcaaactttttaatttggggatttaaaaatttttaaattgttaaattagcaAGGagccaaattctgaaattctcgaattaataaattttcaaatttttaagttttcaagcttctagatttcttaatttttaattttgggccctaggttcctagatttctggatccttagattcctagattcctagattccaaggttcctagattcctagattcctagatttctagatccatagatccctagatccctatatttctagatccctagatccctagatccctagatttctagatccttgaatttctagatccttagatccctagatccttgaatttctagatctcgaaatccctagatccttggaTTTCCAGATTCtaagatccctagattcttggatttctagatccctagatttctagatttttagatttccaaattcctaaattccaaaattccaaaattccaaaattccaaaattccaaaattcctaaatatttgaattcctATAAtcctaagttttaaaattgtaaatctaaaaatttctaattctgcaaattaccaaatttcccaatccctaaatttaaaaaattagtaaaactaCCTTAGAGCCCATAACACCAATGACTCTAAAGCAACGACCACTATAAACCcacaacaatattttaaaaaatatttgacaatttaccgTATGATGAGCCCTGAATCGATGCAAAAGCCCAGTCTCCAGTTCCCACGCTAGCACTCCCTTGCAGCAACGTCCAACCATCAGAAGATCAAGGGCAAAATACTCCACATAATAATGGACATCGTAACGCAGACTTTGTCCATACAACGTGTGCAATATCGCATGACCGGTTCTATCAGCAGCTGCACAAGTTCTTTTAGCTTGACCACCCTTGCCAAATTTCAACGACTGTCCACCGAACGCGCGCTGATAAATCTTTCCTTCGTCCGTGCGACTGAAAGGACAACctaaaatggaaaatggagaaaatgggaaaatggagtaaataggaaaatagagaaaataggaaaatggaGAAAATGGAGAGAATGGGAAAATGGAATTGTAAAGTACGTTTATTAATTCGAGTAAATTGATCGCACCGTAATTCTCAAGTTCGAAAATAGCTCGAGGTGCTTCTCTGGTTAAAAAGTGTATTGCGTCTTGATCACCCAACCAGTCGGATCCTTTGACGGTGTCGTACATGTGGTACAGCCAATTATCGTCTTTGGTCGCGTCGATTACGCCGTTTATTCCACCTTGAGCCGCCACTGTGTGAGATCTCGTCGGAAATAATTTTGTCACCACTGCCACGCGATACCCTTTGCTTCCTGTTTGATCAGAGATATTAATGGTATGTTTTGTGGGAATAGGTGGTTTGATGTATttgtaaagtttgaaatttttgggtcATGAAACTTTGGGAGTTATTTTTGCaagtttagaatttagggatttctggTTGGGAAGATTGAAGActttgaaattaagaattttgtattttggagtttatacattttgtaatttctacatccccaaatttgtgcattttgtaatttttacaccTGCAAATctgtacattttgtaatttctacgtctccaagtCTGTACATCTTGTAATTCTTATATTTgcagatttctacattctttaatttataaatgccCAAATTACCTAAAACTTTACCGAATCTAAATCCTAAATTCAAAGACCTTACATTTCAAACttgcaagtttcaaatttacaaatgtaataaatcttaaatatagaaaattagaaatttggtaatttagggatttcgaatTCCAGGAATGTAGTTACATTacttacaaatctacaaatttgctacaaaaatgaaaaatctagaaatttgttaattgtaaaatttattaaattcaaagAAGAGTAATTACCTAAACCAAACGCTGCTCTTAACCCTGCACCCCCAGCACCAATAATCACGACATCATAACAGTGATCTATCATTGGATAGGTCTGTAAATAGTGTTCAAAATTGTcaagtcacaatcatgcatagcCACATACTCCATAAAAATTCTCtagcataaaatatttattaaaaatcgcTTACAGTTTTACTATTATCAGTAGCACATTTTGACTTCTCGCCTGGACTGATATTTACGTGAAAACTTCTATGATCTTTCTTGCTCAAAAGTTGAGGTTGTATAACAGATCGCTGTAAAAGTTGAAATAAACACGGTTGAACTACGGTGGAAATGATTTTGGGTAATCGTTGCTTATTACCAAAATTCGTGGCAGTCGATGTATGGATCGTaacatttcttgaaatttgtGCCGAATTTAAAATACATTGCACGATATACGTGCGAACTGCCATTCAATCGTTTGTCATCTGATAAAAGAAGCAAGAAAATGCActagcattggcgtaactaagaTTTTTCGTTCAGGTgaaattctaaatctctaaatttaaaatttgagaatttggagaattgggaattttaaaattagaaagatttaatgattattgaaatttataaattcaaatatctactaaactagaaatctagaaatgtgaaaaattaggCTTTGAATTCAAGGCtcctataaattaaaaaaatatggaaatcctgaaatctgaaaattgggaGACATTTCTGTAAAATCCGTGGATATCAGAAAGCACCACAAGAGTGTAAAATGTTGATAGTATTTTTTACAAGCATGACTTTATTGTACTTGCAAAAATACAGTTCAAAACATAGACAATTTATCGTTATATATCATGACAATGTACAATAATTAGTCCTATTATATCCTCTTTGGTATTCTTTGGACACCAGAGAGCGAATGGCAACAACGAATCgtttttactaaaatattaaaattaattcggCAGATGGGCAGCAATTAGTACTATTTCTTTTTGTAGAATAAGAAAAAAGGATTGTAAACTTGTTAGAAACGTTGATCGTGCGTTTCGCTATACGTCCATGATTTCTAaacgttaattttattaattaacaatagTTTGTTATTCGAGCAACAAACAGTGATTCGTTATTTCTATTTCTAACAGATGTTCTTACACTTACGCTAAGCTTACGTTACACACTGTATACACACGAAACAtgcttgaattttatttttctttcgtttcacaTTGTGCTGATTCGTATAAAAGCTTGTAGAAAAATGGAGGTGAAAAAGAAGACGGATTTCAACGTCCTTGTTGAACACAAAGTTGAATCGGCAAGTTAAAGTCTTAACGATGAACAAAGTAACCGTGAACACTGGCtgtgaaattattttcataCAAGCGTGTTAACAAAAAGCATATGTAACGCTCTTATGATAACTTAGATAGAATTTATATTAAGTAGATCCgtccatttttttttcaatcgaATACGTATCGTATCGTTCATAATTAAACGAcagaaaattgtttttaatttttgtaatatatatcAGATTGTctgaattaaattatgtatacaaaatttgaattttattatttagtagaTGATGGGAAGTTTCATAGAGATCAAAGTTAACCTCTactcattttttttatatcttaAAAGCTTCATTacacagaaaaaatgaatagcGATTAATTTCTTACAAAACCATAAATTTGACGCAGTCGAATAATTATGAACgatattacattaaatataatagtttttATACTACTCTTTTTGTACAATGATTGAACTCGATCGCAGGGTTGAACCTAAACTAACGGAATTTTCAAGACCGGATTCTCGTGCTAACTACAGTACAATGAAAATTCTACATGTCTAACATTTTACTCGATTCCGTTTCTGTCTTTTACGATTATTGACTTTCATTGTTCTCCTGTTCCCTGATACTGAgaatttctctctttctttcaatttctcaagtgGTTAATGACTAGAGTACATAAGTTTAACTCTGAACTGCAAGAATAAAATCTTCTttacgaatatttaaaatatctttcAATTCCTTCGTATTACTATTCATATCTCTAAACCACCTGCTCCACACAGATGTACAGAATGAATCAGCAGCTATTGGCACCACTTTCAAAACTACAGAAAATGTAGTTAACAATTGCAGAAGAACACTTCAGTTACTCAGAAAATTTACGTGAAATCTCTGTTACTTAAAGTATCTACATAAATGATTGAAAGAGAACATACATAACCGACTACATGAAAATCATTGTTACCATATTATCATGGTGGTTACTAACAGAATCTATTAAAGTTACAATTTGATTAAAGTTACTCTAACTACAATTTCAATCTAAAGTTATTCTAACCATAACTTCAATCAATTGTATCTCTGAAAGAGGCGACTAATCCACTCTGTACATCATATTTTCTAGAAAAGGTGCATCCATAGAATTTTGCAACTTCTGAGAATCATCGAGATGTGCTTTCTTCAGTTTCCACGCTGTGCTCTCTCAGAATGTTCAAAGAACCAGTCTCCTGACACCACACTCGCAGCAGAACTTTGCGGTTTCCGGGAACCTGGAACCGCACTCGTGACAGTACTTGGACATCTTATATTTCGTGTTGTTCATCCCGTCGCCGTCTCGACGATTGCATCTCGGCAGATCCTCCTCGAGTCGTCCTGCCACGTCATTGGTGCTGCGTCCATGGTGCGAATATTTGCGATTTAAACTAGGATCAACATAAATCGAACGGGACTTTAAGCATGCATATTACGGTGCAAGAAATTACTTTAACATTCACAGATTTCTATGTCTACcgtaaaatttcaagctttctgCACGATAATTGGAGAAATCTGCGCAGGAATATTTTAACTTGATATGGTAATGAATGTATATTCACTAAATTACAGTTTGACTGCATAAATAAATTagtcataaattaatttttacttgaaCACAATTTTTATGTACGAAGTTAGAAATAATGCACAAGGATAAAATTTTATGCAGAAGGATAAAGATTTACAAGAATACAGTAATTTTACAAGAGCACAAGAATAAAAGTAATTTTACAAGAGTACAAGAAAAAGCTCACAAGAAAATATTACAGTCGAATCATCTTTGATAAAACATTTACGAACGAATCTAGAGCAGAATGGCAGCCATGTTTGATCGTTTAATATTCATCATTTGAGTAGATGTTTAATACCAATTATTTGAAttcaagaaataataaattatctaaCATTTGCTCTAAATTCGCTCGAagaattttaatcaaaatagTAGATCCAACAATCGTAAAGCTCTGTTATCAGCAAAAATAGAAATGAACGTATATTAACCTGCTATAAGCAGAGTCGGCGCTCATCTTGCTGTGGTCCTGTCTTTTGTAGCTCTCCGGCGAAGACAATTCATCGTCGCTGATTTGACCGTTCCGTTGTCTACCATGGACAGGGCTGGACATGGACAAGGAATCGTTTTTCAGAAGGGATTTCAAGGAGGAGAAAGAGCCATTTTCGTCCTCGAACGAGGTCATCAACTCGTCGAACAAGGAGTTCGATCGTTTGATGTCCATGTCGGAGGACACTATGGAGCTCAGACTAAGGTTGCTGCTCGACAAATTCGCGTAATTGTTGTTTCGGTTGTTCAGACTGTTATTGCATCTTTGAGCATCGTTTTTACGAGACTTTTTCGAGTCGTCCGTTTTTCTGTCGGGGGTGGTTTTGGGCGCGGACGAAGCTCGGACGGAGAGGGAGCGATTGACGGAAGGTCGTATGACTTTCGGAGAAACTTTGTCGAGGATTTTGCGAGCTTTCTCCGAATTGCCAACGAAACTTCTGCTACCGCGACTCCCGTCGACCACCTCGCCGCCCAAAGCCTTCGACTTGTCGATGATGACTCGTCTACCTAACTCTCTAACGGGCGACTTCTTGTCTACATCCGACTTCGATTCCTTAAGTTCTTTCAGATCTTTCATATCTTTCAGGAAGATTTCGCGAGACAATGAGTTGGTCTCGGTAGAGTCGCTCGAGAAATCTGAAACGAGGTCGTCGAATTCTGTGGGTGGAGCTATCAAGGATGATCGTTTCTCCGGGCTCGAGAGAGACGATTGACAAGGATATTTAACAAACGCGGAGGAATGAGATAGGGGAAATGAGGTTTCGCGGTTTTGCTCGATAGAAGGACTATCCGTCACGGATTGCTCGCTGGTGTCCGACAACAGGTCGTTCATCTGCTGCTCCGCCAGCAAAAACGGATTGTAATCCTTGCCGCTGAAAACACCAACGAGATTTTAACTTGATTGCGTGTAACCGAGATGTTCTTTCTGCACTTTTATCGTAAGAACTCCTTTGGAATGACTTGTTGGGGCTGGTGAAAGAAATGAGTgtattttgttcgttttaaatCAACAATTTGCTAAAGCATTTATCTTCTTCAAGGATGATTTGACAcaaatagaaattatattatttttatcattatgttttgttcattttaaatttgtaataataaccTAACACATTTTAAGAAGATTAGTAATGTACTACATGTGTCACTGTCCTTGAAGACGTTAAGGATAATTTGTTTATTGATGAAGTGTtcttaatattataatgtaatacGAAATATGGGTACAATTTTAGTAAGTAAATTTGAAGATGAATTTTACTTCTAGGTTTGAAATTTAGGTTTGTTTTCAATTACCTAATTTTCTCATGTGATCTGAAAATTGAAGTTTGagatatacatgtatgttcatatatgtctATACATACAATATGTCATATATGTCTATATATGTCTATACATACATGACatatatgtctacatatgtctATACATACAATATGTCATATATGTCATATAAGCACGTATACATAAAGAGCATTTATTGTATGAATAAACACAGACAATCTATTTACATTCCCTgtgattttatcaaatttattaacagTAAAATTGTGCCCTTATCTTATaactaaataatataaaacgttcctaattaaaaagaaataagtgCAGTGGTGTGTGGCTCGTTCCTTTGCCGTTTGCTTCAAGTACCGTAAAAGTGCTCTGACGATAAATCgagaataaatgaaaatttgtaaaagttcCTTGTTTGAAATTATAACGTTGAACTTTTTTGGATGTTCTATTCTAAAAGCGATATCGATCCTTCTGCGATGAATGGAATGTACACAAGAAAATCGAAGAAGCCTTTCAGCTTCGAGCAAACATATAAAGCATGTTCTTTGACCAGTTTCCAAAGCAAATCTTTGTACGACGTGGCAGGTAAACTCACATGGCGATGCACATGCGATGCAGAATACACCGAGGAATGTGCCAAGATTAAATTTGAGGTTTGAATAGAGGATAATGTTTTAACGAGGTTCCACTTTTAACACTTTATCGTCGGGTAAGTCGATTCTTGAGGAGAgtggtttttatttttatacattattaatttaaatgaatttaataaaaatttaaatttaaataattaaatatcagTATGAACTTTGAAGAcatatcaatatttaatttaattgtcaCTGACAATTAAATGTCGACATGAAATTTTAAGATCtgaattaaatatcaatatgaaatttgaaagtctgagaattaaacattaatattaacattgaaaattaaaaataaaaaaaattgttaagtatGATATTACAGAGGAATAAAAGATGACATAAAATATTgtcatacatttattaaattaatgtcGAAGTTATACAACAAAGCAAATTTTGCTtgcaaaaaaaaatgataaaagtcagaagattaaaaattatatctttttatataaaaaaaataattttaatgaatgaaACTAACAAGTAAGAAACATTGTCCCGTGGATAAGGTGTTAACTTCTCGTCAAAATAGAGTATTCCGTGGAATGAATTGCGTCCATAATTGAAACTAATTCTATAAAAAACCAGAAATCTGTCTTGGCAATTAAATTATCCACCTGAAACTTACGTTCTACCGCTAAGTACGAGATTAAAATCCGGTCGTCTGCGCACGTAATTGCTCCAAACGGGACGTAATGGCAGTTTAAAATTCCTATAATTATCGTACGTATGTGTTAAAAGTCGAGGGACATAATAATCGTACCCTTGACGTATGCactgtataattaaatttaaaaatagaaacattgaaaataatgaatGCAACGATGCACCATAAAATGAGTATTCACTGAATACTCTTTGGCCTTAAAAGAGCAAACGACTCTTGCTTTCGCTTTAACAAACTTTACTGCTGAttaaattagtataaattatGCGAAGGTTTAGATTGtgatagaaattgtaatttatattggaaATATGGTTGTCTGAATGTTGTAATAGAATTAGTATGTTGAGTTATGTAGCATCATTGGAATGGTGGTTTTAGATATTATAAACTTAGTTgaacttttcaaacttttaatatatgaagtcctaaattttcaatacagcaaagtctcaaatttccaatatagcaaagtctcaaatttccaatatagcaaagtcccaaatgtccaacatatcaaagtcccaaatttccaacatatcaaagtcccaaatttccaatatagcaaagtctcaaatttccaatatagcaaagtctcaaatttccaatatagcaaagtcccaaatttccaatacatcaaagtccaaaatttccaatattccaaagtcccacattctcaaattctccccattccaaattcccaaatttccactcttccaaatcccaaatttcccccatTCAAAAGTCCAAAACTTCCAATGTCTCTTTCCCCCAttcaaaagtcccaaacttccaaaataccaaagtccAGTTTCCTACCATTGCTCCAAAATATTATTAGTACATTTCTGTCCAAAAACAGCAGTAAGTCCCATTCGTACCTGTGATCTATCAAGGACGAGCCACTGGGAACAGGTGGAAGGATACCAACTTTAGGATTTCGTTTAAAGAACCTGCTCGCCCCCTGATAAGGTGGGTCAAGATTAATCAATCGATTCTTCATAGTCCTTGTCGCTTTATCCCAATAAGACTGAGGATCAATTTTCTCCCGTTCACAATTTTTCTTCACCACCATTCCTTTGATTTCCGGCAAAATTCGAAACTTGATGCTCCTGTTCCTCGTACCGATCTCTTCGATCGTCTCAACCTCAACGGACTCCACTCGTCTCATATCCGTGAAATTTACTTCGTTAATCGAAGACAAACTATCGCTGCTTTCGTTCAGAATGTCCATATTCTCATGAATTTTACTTGTCTCCAGGATCTTCGATCGATACATTTTCGACGTGGTAGATCTAGTCTTTTTCTTCACGCGAGACTCGGAAAGAATTATCGATCGCATACCTGGCGGATATTGCCGATGCTTGTTAGaagctttcaaattatttatcgcCTCTCTCATGTGTTGCTCGACGCTGTTGTCGCTGTCCTCGTCGAAATCCTTCGCTGCACAACTTTTGTAGATCTCCTGAATTTCTTCGTTCGATTCTTTACTCAGATTATCCTTCGCATCAATTTCTGTTTTACTTTCTTCCAAGTTTTCGTTCGACTCTTTCATTTCGACTTTCGACTCTTCCAAAGAACTAACCCCATTTAAATTTGAGGTGCTCTGTACGTTGCCAAATTCAGCTTCCGACTCAAAGATATTTCCAGACAAATCACTGCAGTCGATGCCTTTGTCATACTTGGGGATCGAAAAGACGCTCGATGAACAGTTGCACATGTTTATCTGACTAGCAATATCCTTTCTGAAGGTTTTCTGAGAATCGAATTCTCTGTTTTTCGGAGTAGCGGGTGAATAGCTTTCTCCCTCACGTATTCTTATAGAGGGAAGACTCGAGAAACTTTTATTGCCTGTACTAATTTCGCGAGGAGTCGAACAGTTCGACTGCAACGTGTTCTCAGAATTGCGTCTCCTCGATTTTCTAATCGTATGACTCGAGCTGTTTGAATCTCTGCTTTCGACGCGATACAACAACTCTGATCCTGTTTTTACGTTCACAGCCATTTTCCATTCAGAATTTTCTACTTGTGGAGGAGATTTTGGCTCTGAATATTCGAATGGTGTGCTTGATCTAGTCGGTAGTATGTCTTTTGAGATTTGATCATTGTCCATTTCTATGCAGTTTGTGTTACAAGATTTTGTGTCTTCGTCCATGTAGTTTTGCGTTGATTCTGTTTCGTTTTGCAGAGATTGATCTATGCTTTGAACATCGGAATGGAGCTCATTTTCTTCTATGTCTTCAGTATTCTTCATCTGATCTTCAGTGTTCTTCATCTTCATCTGATCAGAAGAATGTTTCTTTTCTTGTAATTTCATTTCTGATGGCTCATTGATTTCATCTGTACACGGTTCATAAGCATTGAATTCATTACATTCCAACTTCTGTTCCATACGTTTTATGGTTTCTGACCAATCCTGTACATCAGCAACTTGTATATCTTCAGCTTGTGTTTGATCACAATTGGAACTTAATTCAACATTCTCCTTCATACTCGTTGGATAATCGTTTACACTGTTCGCATCATTTTGAACAGACAAATCGGAAGTCAGTCGTTTTTTCTCCAAAATTTTGCTCCTCGATTCGAGAGATTTCAAATCCTCCATGTTATTTTCGACGGTATCTTTCGAACTCTTTCTCAAACTCGTAGAAGAGACGCTTGGTTCGGGACAAGTAAAGTACGTCGCACGAAGGCGACTCGCCTTTTCCAGATCCCCCAAACAAAACTCCACCCGTGGACTGTGTTTCACCGGTTTCCATTTACCTTTGGAGATCTTCAGACTCTCTACCTCATTCAAATCCTTGAAGGAGTACGTTTGATTTAAACTAACTGTCGACCAAttcagatttttggatttatcaTCATATTTCGAGGTCTCGAACGAGTCTTTACTCGACTCCCTAAAATCTGCATCGATATCACTCTTAATTTTCCGAGTCACACTTTTCTGACTGTAAGCAGGTTCAAGTTTCTTCTCTTGACTGATCTGTTTCCACGTGACGAACGCGTCTTCTTTGTATATATTGCAGGGTTTCACAGTTATGCCCACGATATCGTCGTTGATCGACACGTCGTTCACCTTCGGGTTACCCTGACTCCTCGCTGAAACGATATTTGTCTTCGGAGACCTTGCCGAGTGCTTCTCCTCTTGCTTGCTTCTATGACTGATCTCCTCTCGCTTCGGTCTTTCGTGCACCTTTGGCCGTCTTTTTGCCGAAGGGATGCTTTCGCACTCCTCGAGAGTTTCTTTGGTGTGCCTCAAGGGAGGTACAGGGAGGTAGGAGGTTCTTTTAACAGGGGGCGCAGGTCGGAAGGACAGTGGTCCAGGCTTGTCTTCCGGTGGCCTGAGGATGAGGAAACAGGATCAAGGATGTATGCCTGACATCAGGAGAAGGTCAGGCTTTTTGTAATCGCGATTTACGGTTTTCTGTTTCGTTCAAATGTCTCGCGAGCGGAAACAACCTTGTCCCTTTTCCTTCTCCTCATGCACGCTACTCGGGTGTACTTAAACTAAACTATTCTCCGGCCGAGAATTGGCATTTGCCACGCGAACACGTGATCCAAAGAAGATTACCTGTTTGGGCGATCGATTGGTCGAGACTTCATCGGGACAGGGGCTGCGGGTGACTCTTTTGGCTGTCCAGAACGTCTGCTGCAATAACAAACTTGTTTAAAACGGTTGCTTATAGTAACAGAGCTTTTAACCTTTTATAGAGGCAAACTCTTAATTACATCGTTCACTACTTGGTGACATAGTTATAAA contains the following coding sequences:
- the LOC143264336 gene encoding uncharacterized protein LOC143264336 isoform X3; its protein translation is MLCCVSRRAVAGADLGPPYDHKFKVQPVESEKVVQVEQYTEPDVQDILLPCAFCLRTFKPQSLEKHSKICKRITEKRTPFDSAKQRIQGTELAEFLPKQEKKRSAQDDRSKPSTTWKQNHDNFLRTIRAARDEVTDFTMQKQCGTTVTPSAPTRSNEQGMCPTCNRHFGVKAYERHVAWCKDRVTHVPVSPATNIAKERLEARMKYRAPAVKSRRQATREKYSPGSAITLNSASKTSPTIATVKAKESASAPNCNKNVDIPVKQKSFVRRSGQPKESPAAPVPMKSRPIDRPNRPPEDKPGPLSFRPAPPVKRTSYLPVPPLRHTKETLEECESIPSAKRRPKVHERPKREEISHRSKQEEKHSARSPKTNIVSARSQGNPKVNDVSINDDIVGITVKPCNIYKEDAFVTWKQISQEKKLEPAYSQKSVTRKIKSDIDADFRESSKDSFETSKYDDKSKNLNWSTVSLNQTYSFKDLNEVESLKISKGKWKPVKHSPRVEFCLGDLEKASRLRATYFTCPEPSVSSTSLRKSSKDTVENNMEDLKSLESRSKILEKKRLTSDLSVQNDANSVNDYPTSMKENVELSSNCDQTQAEDIQVADVQDWSETIKRMEQKLECNEFNAYEPCTDEINEPSEMKLQEKKHSSDQMKMKNTEDQMKNTEDIEENELHSDVQSIDQSLQNETESTQNYMDEDTKSCNTNCIEMDNDQISKDILPTRSSTPFEYSEPKSPPQVENSEWKMAVNVKTGSELLYRVESRDSNSSSHTIRKSRRRNSENTLQSNCSTPREISTGNKSFSSLPSIRIREGESYSPATPKNREFDSQKTFRKDIASQINMCNCSSSVFSIPKYDKGIDCSDLSGNIFESEAEFGNVQSTSNLNGVSSLEESKVEMKESNENLEESKTEIDAKDNLSKESNEEIQEIYKSCAAKDFDEDSDNSVEQHMREAINNLKASNKHRQYPPGMRSIILSESRVKKKTRSTTSKMYRSKILETSKIHENMDILNESSDSLSSINEVNFTDMRRVESVEVETIEEIGTRNRSIKFRILPEIKGMVVKKNCEREKIDPQSYWDKATRTMKNRLINLDPPYQGASRFFKRNPKVGILPPVPSGSSLIDHRNFKLPLRPVWSNYVRRRPDFNLVLSGRTGKDYNPFLLAEQQMNDLLSDTSEQSVTDSPSIEQNRETSFPLSHSSAFVKYPCQSSLSSPEKRSSLIAPPTEFDDLVSDFSSDSTETNSLSREIFLKDMKDLKELKESKSDVDKKSPVRELGRRVIIDKSKALGGEVVDGSRGSRSFVGNSEKARKILDKVSPKVIRPSVNRSLSVRASSAPKTTPDRKTDDSKKSRKNDAQRCNNSLNNRNNNYANLSSSNLSLSSIVSSDMDIKRSNSLFDELMTSFEDENGSFSSLKSLLKNDSLSMSSPVHGRQRNGQISDDELSSPESYKRQDHSKMSADSAYSSLNRKYSHHGRSTNDVAGRLEEDLPRCNRRDGDGMNNTKYKMSKYCHECGSRFPETAKFCCECGVRRLVL